The window CGCCCGGCGCGCTGCTGGTATGCCGCTTGCTGGACCTGGACCGGGGGATCTACCCGGCATGGCCTGTGCTGCCGGGGTATGCGATCGTCTCTGGCGCGTTGTCTGTTATAATTGCCCGCTCACTGACACCGCATAGGTTCATCGATTAAACCGATCCGATCAAGGAGGTGTGAATAACATAGCAGGCTACGAACGAATGCGACGTGTCTACCCGCTTGTTTTAGATCTCGCTAAGGAGGCTCCGTGAAACCTATATCTCTGCGTATGCGGTTTTCGGCGTTCTTGCTGCTCGCGCTGCTGCTGCCGATCCTGGCCGCATGTGGCGGCACTGCGACACCCGGCGCTGCAACGACTCCCGAAGCCAGCGCGCCCGCTGGCGACACATTACCTTCGGCATCTCCCGAACCATCCGCGTCGGCATCACCCGCCACCGACGCTTCTCCTTCTCCGTCAGGCTCAGCAGAGGCATCACCCGCCACCGGCACCACCGGCGAAAGCGGCGATACGGCTAATTTCCTGGTGTACGGCAATCCGGGCGAGCCCGACCTGCTCGACTCGATGGATACCACGTCGGGCCAGGCGCTGGTCGTCACCGACCAGATCCAGGAGACGCTGGTTGGCCGCGTCGAGGGCAAGGTCGGCACGCAGCCGTTGCTGGCCGAGGAGTGGACGGCCAACGAAGACTCGACCGAGTGGACCTTTAAGCTGCGTCAGGGCGTGAAGTTCCACGACGGCACCGATTTCAACGCAGATGCGGTGGTCTTCAACTTCCAGCGCATGGCCGATCCGAGCTTCGAGTTCGGCTACCGCGATAAGGGTAAGACCTTCCAGGCGTTCAACGACATCTTCGGCGGCTTCGCGGGCAGCGATACCACTGCCTGGGAAGGGATCGAGAAGGTCGACGATTTCACCGTCAAGATCACGATGAAGCGCTCCTTCCCGCTGCTGGCAGATGTGCTCTCGTCGAGCTACTTCGGCCTCTCCAGCCCGGAGGTGGTCAAGAAGAACGCCGAGAAGTACGGCACGCCCGGCGGCGAGGCGGTGGGCACCGGCCCGTTCAAGCTTGAGTCGTGGACGCCCGGCCAGAATATTATTCTGGTGCGCAACGACGACTACTGGGGCGAGAAGGCCAAGATGCCCGGCGCGATCGTGCGCTTCATCGCCGATGCTCCGGCGCGCGTCGCCGAGCTCCAGGCCGGCTCGATCGACTTCTCGGTCAACCTGCCGCCCGACTCGCGCGAGACGTTGCAGAGCGACGCCAATCTTCAGGATGTGAAGGTCGAGCCGTTCAACATCGCCTACATCGCGATGAACCTCAACAGCAAGCCGCTCGATAATCCCAAGGTCCGGCAGGCGATTGCCCACGCGATCAACAAGCAGGAAATTCTGGATGCCTTCTACGGCGGCGTCGGCGAGGTCGCGCAGAGCTTCCTGCCCGAAGGTCTGTCCTGGGCGCGGCCTGAGGGCGACGATCCGTACCCCTACGATCCCGAAAAGGCGAAGGCGCTGCTGGCCGAGGCGGGCTTCCCCGACGGCTTCGACACGATGACGCTCTCGGACGGCACGGAGAGCGCGCTTGAGTTCTGGTACATGCCGGTTTCGCGCCCGTACTTCCCGACGCCGCAGCCGGTCGCCGAGGCCTTCGCCGCGCAGCTTGCCGATATTGGCATCAAGGTCGAGCTGAAGACCGAGGACTGGGGCGCGTATCTCGACAACGTCGACGCGGGCAAGAAGAACGGCATGTGGATGCTGGGCTGGACCGGCGACTATGCCGATCCGAACAACTTCCTGTACGTCTTCTTCGGCCCGACCGTCGAGCTGAAGCAGGGCTACAAGAACCAGGAGCTGATCACGATCCTTGAGAATGGCGGTACCGCCAAGTCGCAGGAGGAGGCCGCCGAGAACTTCAAGAAGGCGGGCGACATCATCCGGCAGGACGTGCCGACCATTCCGATCGTCCACGCG of the Herpetosiphonaceae bacterium genome contains:
- a CDS encoding ABC transporter substrate-binding protein yields the protein MKPISLRMRFSAFLLLALLLPILAACGGTATPGAATTPEASAPAGDTLPSASPEPSASASPATDASPSPSGSAEASPATGTTGESGDTANFLVYGNPGEPDLLDSMDTTSGQALVVTDQIQETLVGRVEGKVGTQPLLAEEWTANEDSTEWTFKLRQGVKFHDGTDFNADAVVFNFQRMADPSFEFGYRDKGKTFQAFNDIFGGFAGSDTTAWEGIEKVDDFTVKITMKRSFPLLADVLSSSYFGLSSPEVVKKNAEKYGTPGGEAVGTGPFKLESWTPGQNIILVRNDDYWGEKAKMPGAIVRFIADAPARVAELQAGSIDFSVNLPPDSRETLQSDANLQDVKVEPFNIAYIAMNLNSKPLDNPKVRQAIAHAINKQEILDAFYGGVGEVAQSFLPEGLSWARPEGDDPYPYDPEKAKALLAEAGFPDGFDTMTLSDGTESALEFWYMPVSRPYFPTPQPVAEAFAAQLADIGIKVELKTEDWGAYLDNVDAGKKNGMWMLGWTGDYADPNNFLYVFFGPTVELKQGYKNQELITILENGGTAKSQEEAAENFKKAGDIIRQDVPTIPIVHAPPVYGAKKALQGWTPSPFGHEPWRTLSIEK